Genomic segment of Nitrospirota bacterium:
GAGACTTAGCGATCATGCGGCCCCCGCATTGTCCTCATCGGTGAATTTGTAACCCACGCCCCAGACCGTCAATATATGGCGAGGCTTCGCGGGATTCTCCTCGATTTTGGCTCGCAACCTGTTGATGTGCGAGTTGACGGTGTGCTCATACCCCTCGTGTCCGTATCCCCATACCGAGTCCAGCAACTGCAGGCGCGTGAAAACCCTGCCGGGATGACTGACAAAGTGAAGCAGCAGATCATATTCCTTGGCTGTCAAGGAAACGGCTTTCCCTTTCAATGTCACACTGCGCTTTTCCGGGTTCAGGATGAGTTCCCCGGCGACGATGGTGTCAAGCTTGTCCTTCTGACGATTCTGCTCGAGCGTGTCAACCCTGCGAAAGATGGCCTTAATCCGGGCGAGCAGTTCGGGAATGCTGAAGGGCTTTGTCACATAGTCATCCGCACCGACCTCAAGGCCGATAACGCGCTCGACTTCCGATGATTTTGACGTCAGCATGAGGATCGGCGTATATGAGGCCTTGCCGCGAAGGCGCCTGCAGATCTCCATACCGTCAAGACCGGGAAGCATGAGGTCGAGGATAATGAGATCATATCGCGCACCCTCGGCCTTGGCAAGGCCTGCTATACCGTCGCCCGCGAGGTCGACGTCGTAGTGCAAATCCTTCAAATGGATCTCTAGGAGGTGTGCGAGGTCCTTATTGTCCTCAATAATGAGAATGCGTTTCTGCATCCTAAGGCACAGCCTCACAGTGTCTGGTCTGATATAAGTATAGTCTAAAATAGAGATATCACAAAAGCATCACGAACTGCAATTTTCAAAAAGGTCTGAAGGCGCCCCTTTTTACTGGCCTAGAAATTACGTGTTGAACTGCATGCAACGATTTTGCAGGGGACGACGCCACTTTCTGGATGTAGTTGGCAATAATTACATAAGGCAATGCCCGTATTCTCGATTTGGAGTTCAGCACGATATTGTTCGGTGGGAGGATGGAAGGCTCCAGACGCGCACCCCGCCATCTTTCAATAGAGTCGCTGGATTTGCGGGCACGCGTCTGCCGGGGCTGGGGACGCAGGCGTCACGGGGCTTGAAATCCTGTGAGAGAAAGGTGGTGGTCTTAGGCCCTCCATTGGCAGATTCTTGTAAACAATAAGGGGGATGCCTACTAGGGGCATCCCCCTTTAATTCGGCTTAGGGCTAAAATCGCATCCTCACCCTGTAGGTGAGCTTTGTCTCCTTGTTCTTCGGGACCAATACATGAAACTCGGCCGTGGAGGAATCGGTCTTTTTGTATTCGTGCGAGCTTTCAAGCATCCTCCACTCCCCGGGGATTGGCTCAATCACCTTCACGAGGACGTCATCGTCCTTGTGGTTTCTGAGAGAGACCTCGAAGGCGGCCTCGTAGGTGTCGTAGGCGATTTTCCGCCAGTCGGTCTGCTTGCGGGTGCCCACCACGTCGAAGGCCTCGCCGAGCTTAATCTTCACCTTCTCGTCTTTGGGGGTGTGGTCTATCCTGTCCTCGCCTATGAACTGGAGGCTTCCCTCCTTGTCTTTCTTGTAGACCCTGATCTTGCCTTTCGGAAGAGGGATGCCCAGGTTGTTTTCCTTCTTGTTATCAATCTCGATGAACACTCCAACCTTCTGGTTGGAGACCATTTCGCCGTATTTCGAACGGTAGTAGTAGGCCGCCCCGTAGTAGCGGAACTCCTTTTTCACAGGCACACCCGTGGCCTCCATGAGGCTTATCTGTTTGATCTGGTTGTTCTTTATGGTGGACGGTCTCTGGAGCGCGTAGATGTGGTATTCGAAGAAGGAGTCCTCGACGAACTGGGGCGCCGCGGCGGCCTCGGCTACGGCCATCTTCCTCAGGGCGCCTCGCAGCCGGTATTCGTCCTCGGCCCGGTGGACGTCGCCTGCAACGAGCTTCAGTTTCGCGTCCCTGTACGTCGCGCCGCTTTTGTTGTCTATGGTCACCCAGCCCGAAAGGTCGGCCTTGGTGTCGGTGTCGTCAAGGACAGTCACATAGTCGGCCTGCCAGCTGATGCCCCCGGTGAGATACGACGCCTCCACGTTCTGAGCATCCGGAAGGGTATTCCTAAGAAGCCATACAAGGGTGGGTTCCGAGTGCAGGTTCTCGGGGATGCTCGGGAAAAGAACTCGCCCAGGATGGCCGAAGGTTATCTCGTCGCCTATCTTGAAGATGGGCTCTCCGTTATTCGACAGGAGCGTGGCCGTCACGACTTCTTCGCGCTCGGTGTAGGGATTCT
This window contains:
- a CDS encoding response regulator transcription factor encodes the protein MQKRILIIEDNKDLAHLLEIHLKDLHYDVDLAGDGIAGLAKAEGARYDLIILDLMLPGLDGMEICRRLRGKASYTPILMLTSKSSEVERVIGLEVGADDYVTKPFSIPELLARIKAIFRRVDTLEQNRQKDKLDTIVAGELILNPEKRSVTLKGKAVSLTAKEYDLLLHFVSHPGRVFTRLQLLDSVWGYGHEGYEHTVNSHINRLRAKIEENPAKPRHILTVWGVGYKFTDEDNAGAA
- a CDS encoding DUF4139 domain-containing protein, with product MSIVKVALVVAVAVVLVGCNEPAQAKAEETLQPSKTGVEEQTGVALTVYNVNLGLVKDQRKISLGQGTGELHFMDVAAKIIPTSVHIKSLSDPESLHVLEQNYEYDLLSPQKLLDKYVGKEVKLYQKNPYTEREEVVTATLLSNNGEPIFKIGDEITFGHPGRVLFPSIPENLHSEPTLVWLLRNTLPDAQNVEASYLTGGISWQADYVTVLDDTDTKADLSGWVTIDNKSGATYRDAKLKLVAGDVHRAEDEYRLRGALRKMAVAEAAAAPQFVEDSFFEYHIYALQRPSTIKNNQIKQISLMEATGVPVKKEFRYYGAAYYYRSKYGEMVSNQKVGVFIEIDNKKENNLGIPLPKGKIRVYKKDKEGSLQFIGEDRIDHTPKDEKVKIKLGEAFDVVGTRKQTDWRKIAYDTYEAAFEVSLRNHKDDDVLVKVIEPIPGEWRMLESSHEYKKTDSSTAEFHVLVPKNKETKLTYRVRMRF